CTGCCCTGGCTCGCGATCAAGACCTACTACCACCGCGAGATCACGCTGCGCCGGCGCAGGGGTGACGAAACCTGCCGCGTCGCCCTGCGTCCGCGCCTCGTCACCGACAATCTCTACGCATTGCGCGAGGCAGCCCTCCAAGGCCTCGGCGTTGCCGTGGTCTCGCGCTGGCTGGTGGCCGAGGACCTCGCCTCCGGCGCGCTCCGGCAACTCACGCCCGAATGGGAGGCCGCACCGCTACCGGTGCATATCGCCTACCCCTACGCCAAAATGTATCCGCCCGCACTGCGCGCCTTCGTCGACGCCATGCGCCGCCTCCTGCCCGCCGCACTCGGCGAGACAGTGCTTCCGCCCCGAGCGAGTAAGCAGTCCGGAAACGGCGTGAACCGAGCCTAAAAAGCGGCGGCAAACGAAACCTGACTCGGCTTGCAGGGCACCTTCACATCCGGCGTGGTGCGCTCGCGATCCAGTTGTTCGTGCAACGCGCGGTTGGGCGGGTTCTCCAGAAAACGCCGGCCGACCCATTCGAAGGACCTGGGGTTTGCTCGGATGCCCGGCGCCACCACGAACTTTTCCCGGACATAGTCCTGCGCATCCGCGCCGCCGAGCCAGGAAGACGCAGCGTTCCGCCCGGCCTCCTCCTCGTGCGGGCCGCGAAACGCCAGGCGCGAAAGGGTCTCGTCGTAGTGGGCGAGTTGATACGAAAGAAAACGGCCGACGGTGAACTTGTTGGCCTGCCCGGAAACCGTGCGGTAGGCGGGACGCTCGGTGTCTCCGTTCCAGCACATCTCTTTTTGGGTGCGCAGGAAGCGGCCGATATCCTCGTCGGTGAAGAGCAGGCCATGCCGGTAAAGGCTGGTGGCGATGGAGACACCGGCCGCATACCATTCGCCCCTCGGGTCCGGAGCCATCCAGCCCACTTTCCACGCGTCCGCGCCGCCGGGTGCCACGTCCCATGGCCCCGCCGGACACCACGAGAGCCATTCGTAGTGACCGTCAACGAGGGACAGGCAGTCTTTGAAACGCGCACCGAGTTGCAGCGCGCGCTTCAGGTAAGAGTCGTTGCCCGTCACACGGTGAAGCGCGAGCAAACCATCCACCACCAGCGCAGTTTTTTCATGCGCGAGCGTCAAAAAACCGTCGGATGGAAAATCCAGTCCGCGATAAACCCCTCGCCCCTCGCCCGTCTCCGCAAAATAACCGCGCTTGTCCCACTTAGGGTAAAGCTGCGACTCCATCAGGTCCAGGTAGGCTTTGATCGTCTCCTGGTTTTGGTCGGCGTAGGACGGGCTGACGCGGGCGAGTTCGATCCAGCGCGAAAGGATGGAGATGGCTCGAAAGCTCATCTGCAGCTCGTCGATTTGCAGCGTGGGATTGTCGGCGGACAGGCGCGAAGGAATCGGCGAGCCCATCCACCCGAGAAAGCCGTCCGAAGCCGGCCGGAGGATGTCGAGATAGAGCCGGAACGTATCGCGGAAGAGATCGAGGTATTGGGTGTCGCCTGTCAGCTCGTAGGAGATGTTCAGGCAGTTCAGGTAGCGAAAATCGACCCACGCGAAAGATTCCGGGCTGCGCGCGCAATCCCGCGAAACGCGCTCGGGATTACGCTGCTTGGCGAACTCAACCGCGTGGCGAATGAACGCGGTTACGATCAGTTTATCCCCTGCGGGCAACGCGTCGTCGGAGGCGGCATAAACCACCTTGGCCTCACCGGACTTGGTATCCGTGCCCTTGGCCTGGCCCGGATGAGGCGCGCCCAGAACGAGAAGAAAAGCTGGAATAAAAGCCGCCAGACCGCGCAGGCCGGACGGCTTGCGAAACAGCGGACGGGAAGGAGCCATCGGATTCAGTCTGGTTTATTTGGTCGCGAGTCGGCGTTTCTCGCTGCGTGCCGATTTCGCGCCCGGAGCGGCGACGGAGACCGCCATGATCTTCGACGCCGTCAAATCCGCGACCAGCGGGTCGATGCAGCGCGACAGCAGTCTCTTCGTATCTGGCTTCCGGATACAGCCCGTCGCGAACTTCGCAAGCGAGGCGAGCACCGCCTCAGCCTCCGGCCTTCCGGCGGCGAGCGCCGGAAGAATCTGCAGATGGCAGACCACCAGCGTTCCGCGGCCGACCGGCAGGGAGTAAACCGACGCGCCATGGAAATAAGCGGCCGGCCGTGTCCACATGTTGAAAGAAAGCGCGCCGGCCAGCACGCGCCCGCCCGCTGCATCGACATCGTCCACACGGTCGTATTTTCCCGGAATCAGCTCCGCCCATGAAAAGTCCATGAGCCCGTTGCCCGCGAGGTCACCAAAGACCTCGTTCGAGACATGGCCGACGGCGCGCATGATGGGCTGCATCCGCACCGCCGCCTCCGGGATCACCTCACGCAGGAGCGCCATTTCGGGGTTGAAGAGCACCGCGCAGCCGCCGATTTGGAGCATCTTCCGCAATTGCCCCATCTCCTCGAACCAGAGCTGACGGCTGGGACAGACGCGCGACTGGTCGAGAAAGACCGGCTGATCGGCCTCGCGACAATTATTGCCGAAGGGCGTGAGCGAAAAACCGAGTTTGCCCAGGGCAGCGCCCAGCACCGAGTCAGGGACGCCGACCACCGCCGCCGTGCGCACGCGCGGGGGACGAGCGACCACGCGCATCTCGTGACGTCCGTGCAGCACGAGGTCCCCGGCCTGTCCCTCCGCACGCCACGTCCAGAGTCCGGCCCGTTTCGGAGCACGCAGTTGTTTCTTCAACAGCACCCGGGGCGTTCCCGAAACGGGTTGAAAACGTCCACGCCAACGCTTCTCCACCACGCCGTCGATGGACAGCTCCAGCGACCAATAGGCCTGTTTGGCCGAGACCTGATCGTCGCCTCCGCCCAGCCAGATCAACTCCAATTCCACCGGCGCACCGGGCGCGGCGACACGCGGAGAGGTGACGATCGCGAGCGTGCCGGCAGCAGAGGCCTCGGTGATCGCCTGCAGGGTCGCCTTCGGACGCCGCCAGACATCGACCGCGCCGAACAGCTCGCCACTGGCATCGGCCAGCTGGCAAAAACAGTAGCCCGCCATACGCGGATTGCAGCGCAACGCGGTCGTGATGGCGTAAACCTCGTCGGCGCGAAGACGGTTGCACTGCTCGATAAAACGACGCGGCGTCCCGCAGGCTTGGACCAACGCGGGGTGCCGGAAATGGCGTTGAAGTGAGTCCGCGAAATCGGCGTGCAAACGGTAATCCTCCAAACCGGCCGCGCGATCCTCGGCGGAGTAACCCTTGATGACTTCATCGAACTGAGGCGGCACCGGAGGCGCGCCGTATTCGCTGATGAAAAACAACGGACCCTCGCGTCCCACCTCGCGGAACCGGCGCAGCATCTCCTCCGGCACGGGGAACTCGTGATAGATGTGCGCGTCGAGCACGGGCTGCGTTCCTGGCACGCCGGGCAGCGTCATGAGCGCCGTTCGACCCTGGCTGGCCGTATCCGGCAGCATGTCCGCGGCACCACCGCCCTCGGCGATGCCGTGTCCGCCGGACACATCGATGACCGGACGCGTCGGATCGAGTTTTTGCAACCGCGCGAGCCATCGCGTGGTCATGCCGATCACGACCTGCGGAGAAAACCCGCGCAGATGAAAGACCTCGTTCATCAGACACCACACGACGACCGAAGCATGGTGCGCGTCACGTTCCACCAAGCCCTTGATTTCCCGCCAGGCGCGCTGCTCGGCCTCGGGCGTGCGTTCCATCCAGCCGATCGGGGGCTCGGCCATGACAAGCAGACCGATCTCGTCGCAGAGATCGAGCCACTCGGGCAGAGCCGGCTGCAAGTGGGCGCGGATGAAGTTGAAGCCGTTTTCCTTCACCAACCGCAACTCGCGCTCCGCAAAGGCGCGGTCCTGCGGACGCACCAGCGACCGCGGATAAGAACCCTGGTGGAGGAAACCCTTCAGCATGACGGGGCGTCCGTTGAGTTCGAAACGCCCGCCGCGCGCGGTGAACTCCCGCATCCCGAAACGCACGCTAGAGCTGTCGCACACGCCCCCGTCGCGACTCACCGTCACCCGCACCGTGTGCAGGAAGGGATCCTCGACCGACCAACGCCGCGCACCGGGCAACGGGATGCGCAGGCTCAGCTGATTGACGCCCAGTCCGAGCCGACGACGAATGCGGGCAACAGGCCACGGGCAAAAACCGTCCGCATCCACAATCTCGCAGGCGATCTCGTAGGAACCCGCTTCAGCCACCAGCCCCACGGCCAGCTTCACGACCACTTCGTCGCGCGCCAGTGAGGGCTCGGGCGTGATCCGTGTGATCGCCAGCCCGTCGGTCGCGATGAGGCTCACACTCTGCCAAAGTCCGCCGAAATTGTAATACCAGCCCGCCTTGCCCACCGGAATCGGGCCTTGGTTGAGCGGCGCTCCGCAACGGAATCCATCGATTTCGCGGTCCATCGGCGGATTCACCACACGCACTACCACGGTATTCTCACCGGCACACACCTTGGAGGAGACATCGAACTCAAACGGCAAAAAGCCGCCCTCATGCGCGCCGAGGCGAACGCCGTTCAGCCAGACTTCGGCGTGATACTGCGCCGCGTCAAAACGCAGCCGCAGCGTGCGATCAACCCAGTCTCCGGGCAGCTCAAATCGACGCAAATACCAGACCACGCCATCGTAGCCCGGCCGCACCAATTCCAAAACGGCGGGCACATCCGCCTCGATCGCTTCTTCGGGAAATACGGCCTGCCAGCCTTGGACCGAACCCTGATTCTCCGGATCAAACGCCAGGTGCCAGCACCCGTCGAGCGAGCGCACTTCCCTCGTCGGGGAAGCGGGGGCAAACGACCGGGAGGCGGGAGCCAGGGAGGAGTTCAGATGCTTCATTGGGGAGATAGAAAGGGAGCATTCCATGCGGCCGATCATTGAGGGGCCGAGTTCAGGGAAATTCTCGTGAATCAAACGAGTGATTTTAGGCGTTGACAGCAAGTCTGTAAAATAACTTTTTTGGCGGTCCTCTTCACCCCCTGCCCGCGTGTCCTCCTCGGGCTGCATGCTGGCATAAGCCTCCCCCTTCCGTCCTCACCGATGCCTGTTCGCATCTTCTGCTTTCTCCTCCTTCTCGTCTCCGGGTTCACGAGCTTGCGGGCCGTCACGTCGGTCACGTCCAACGGTGTTACTTGGACTTTGATGGAATCGCGCCAGACCGGTGCCTTCGTGAACGGAGATCCGTGGGTGATCGGGCCGGTGACCGTGACTTCGATCACGAACACGCTCAGCTCCCCCGACTACACGCCACGACCCGGCCAAAGCGGCTCGATGGTCAACCCCGGGACTGACGCCAAGCAGGGCTACGAGAGCAGCCTCAAAAACTACGTCGCCGCCCTAAACGCCGCCCTGCCCAACGGCCGTCCGCTATCGGTCGACAACCCTCTGGCGTTGCCCCCCGGCACCACGCTCGTCTCCACCGTCAGCTGGCTCTACAACTCGTCCACCGACACCGAGCCCGGCACGCCCCGCTTTAATCCCGCCACCAACACACCGCGCCCCACGTTGCGCTCAGCCGCAGTGCTCACCGTGTTGTCTGCCGTGCCGCCCTCCGACGCCTTCCGCCCGCCGTATTCCGGTGCGGACAAATCCATCAAGTTCCGCGCTTCCCAACTCGACTACAAGAAGCTCCCCCGCCTCGCACTCCCCGCCGGTGTCACGCCGCCCGCCTTCGATGTGCTCGCGAACGCCTTTGCCCGGTC
This portion of the Rariglobus hedericola genome encodes:
- a CDS encoding glycoside hydrolase family 2 protein, translated to MKHLNSSLAPASRSFAPASPTREVRSLDGCWHLAFDPENQGSVQGWQAVFPEEAIEADVPAVLELVRPGYDGVVWYLRRFELPGDWVDRTLRLRFDAAQYHAEVWLNGVRLGAHEGGFLPFEFDVSSKVCAGENTVVVRVVNPPMDREIDGFRCGAPLNQGPIPVGKAGWYYNFGGLWQSVSLIATDGLAITRITPEPSLARDEVVVKLAVGLVAEAGSYEIACEIVDADGFCPWPVARIRRRLGLGVNQLSLRIPLPGARRWSVEDPFLHTVRVTVSRDGGVCDSSSVRFGMREFTARGGRFELNGRPVMLKGFLHQGSYPRSLVRPQDRAFAERELRLVKENGFNFIRAHLQPALPEWLDLCDEIGLLVMAEPPIGWMERTPEAEQRAWREIKGLVERDAHHASVVVWCLMNEVFHLRGFSPQVVIGMTTRWLARLQKLDPTRPVIDVSGGHGIAEGGGAADMLPDTASQGRTALMTLPGVPGTQPVLDAHIYHEFPVPEEMLRRFREVGREGPLFFISEYGAPPVPPQFDEVIKGYSAEDRAAGLEDYRLHADFADSLQRHFRHPALVQACGTPRRFIEQCNRLRADEVYAITTALRCNPRMAGYCFCQLADASGELFGAVDVWRRPKATLQAITEASAAGTLAIVTSPRVAAPGAPVELELIWLGGGDDQVSAKQAYWSLELSIDGVVEKRWRGRFQPVSGTPRVLLKKQLRAPKRAGLWTWRAEGQAGDLVLHGRHEMRVVARPPRVRTAAVVGVPDSVLGAALGKLGFSLTPFGNNCREADQPVFLDQSRVCPSRQLWFEEMGQLRKMLQIGGCAVLFNPEMALLREVIPEAAVRMQPIMRAVGHVSNEVFGDLAGNGLMDFSWAELIPGKYDRVDDVDAAGGRVLAGALSFNMWTRPAAYFHGASVYSLPVGRGTLVVCHLQILPALAAGRPEAEAVLASLAKFATGCIRKPDTKRLLSRCIDPLVADLTASKIMAVSVAAPGAKSARSEKRRLATK